From Paenibacillus sp. V4I7, one genomic window encodes:
- a CDS encoding ABC transporter ATP-binding protein produces the protein MNIIELNEVTKSYARGAEELQILRGITLHIAEGDFVAIIGPSGSGKSTLMNTIGLLDSPTSGSYTLDGVATEKMSDNGLAELRNRKIGFIFQQFNLLPRLTAMENVELPMIYAGISTKQRREQAQRMLEKLGMGERGHHKPSELSGGQQQRVAIARALAISPSLILADEPTGALDSKTGIEVLELIKELNRQGNTIVLITHDHHIADNAKRVVTLRDGEIISDQRNEMLSTTERKLEGALS, from the coding sequence ATGAATATCATTGAACTGAATGAGGTAACGAAGAGTTATGCTCGAGGTGCAGAAGAATTGCAAATTTTGCGCGGCATTACCCTGCATATTGCGGAAGGAGATTTTGTTGCCATCATTGGTCCCAGTGGATCGGGAAAGTCAACGTTAATGAATACAATCGGGCTTCTGGATAGTCCTACTTCCGGCTCCTATACGCTAGACGGCGTAGCGACCGAGAAGATGTCAGACAACGGACTTGCTGAGCTGCGCAATCGGAAAATCGGCTTTATTTTTCAACAGTTCAACCTGCTGCCCAGACTTACTGCGATGGAAAATGTAGAGCTGCCGATGATATATGCAGGCATTTCTACCAAACAGCGAAGAGAACAGGCGCAGCGGATGCTGGAGAAGCTTGGGATGGGTGAGCGAGGACATCACAAGCCAAGTGAACTGTCTGGCGGGCAGCAGCAGCGGGTAGCCATCGCCAGAGCTTTAGCCATATCACCGTCATTAATTCTAGCAGATGAGCCGACTGGCGCGCTGGATTCGAAGACGGGCATTGAGGTGCTGGAATTGATTAAGGAGCTGAATCGGCAAGGCAACACCATTGTTTTGATCACCCATGATCATCACATTGCAGACAATGCCAAACGCGTCGTGACGCTGCGTGACGGAGAAATCATTAGCGATCAGAGAAACGAAATGCTGTCAACAACTGAACGTAAGTTAGAGGGGGCGCTTTCATGA
- a CDS encoding HlyD family efflux transporter periplasmic adaptor subunit translates to MKLGRKKRWVIVALAAILCGAGTYYYVHNKAKPASAATQQTTMKATKGAISSTVSGTSQLDAKDKQNIVIPIEGIIKTMNLTQNQAVKKGDVLVELSVPSTETTLKEAQVSLQQLEKELAELQDQQNHMSVTALMSGKITLAANLDVGSQVNKATKIGTISDTSQFKVKLPFSLQEAVQLKKGDPVELSIDGYLLSKVGAVDTIGREIKADANGNKVVTVEVLVSNDGTLSAGLKVKGSIGSGDGKIDSSEQVALEYVRTSPIFAEASGTIKSMKFKEGEAVKQGEFIATLFNDDLPNNIISKQSAIESQKIRVNDAEQKVNQLTIKAPFDGVFSADFANSKSNVLRNYPVGAQINANTTLGAVASLSTMQLAIAVDELDLTSIKVGQKVTVKVDAISGKTFQGEVTSVSNVGTTTNGVTTYDAVVAIPNTDQNDLKYAMTATAEIFIQDKKDILVLPIQVVTTTRGKSTVSLKKADGTVEEQHEIKVGIRSKTQVEVLSGLNEGDEVVMPVRRATTTNQQQQGFPGGAGGFPGGAGGNFPGGAGGTGGGGTQNGGGGAR, encoded by the coding sequence ATGAAATTAGGTCGGAAGAAGAGATGGGTCATTGTGGCCCTAGCTGCCATTTTATGTGGAGCGGGAACTTACTATTATGTACATAACAAGGCGAAGCCAGCGTCTGCAGCAACACAGCAAACAACGATGAAAGCGACTAAAGGAGCGATATCCTCGACGGTATCAGGAACTTCTCAGCTGGATGCCAAGGACAAGCAAAATATTGTGATTCCGATTGAAGGTATCATCAAAACAATGAATTTGACGCAAAATCAGGCGGTCAAGAAAGGCGATGTGCTAGTCGAGCTGTCGGTGCCTTCAACGGAAACAACTCTCAAGGAAGCTCAAGTCAGCTTGCAGCAGCTCGAGAAGGAGCTTGCAGAGCTGCAGGACCAACAAAATCATATGAGTGTTACAGCTTTAATGTCTGGCAAGATTACATTAGCTGCCAATCTGGATGTAGGCAGTCAAGTCAATAAAGCAACGAAGATCGGCACGATTTCAGATACATCGCAGTTTAAAGTGAAGCTGCCATTCTCTTTGCAAGAAGCTGTGCAGCTGAAAAAAGGCGACCCTGTAGAGCTTAGTATCGACGGTTATTTACTCTCCAAAGTCGGAGCCGTGGATACGATAGGCCGTGAAATTAAAGCGGATGCTAACGGGAATAAAGTGGTTACTGTGGAGGTTCTGGTTAGCAATGATGGAACGCTTTCGGCAGGTCTTAAGGTAAAGGGCAGCATCGGCAGCGGTGATGGTAAAATCGACTCCTCCGAGCAGGTGGCGCTTGAGTATGTGCGCACATCTCCTATTTTCGCCGAGGCAAGCGGAACGATAAAAAGCATGAAATTTAAAGAAGGCGAAGCGGTGAAACAGGGCGAATTTATCGCCACCTTGTTCAATGACGATCTTCCAAACAATATCATTAGCAAGCAATCAGCCATCGAAAGTCAGAAAATCCGTGTGAACGATGCGGAGCAGAAAGTAAATCAATTGACGATTAAAGCGCCGTTCGATGGCGTGTTCTCGGCTGATTTTGCCAATAGTAAAAGCAATGTGCTTCGTAATTATCCTGTAGGCGCGCAAATTAATGCGAATACAACGCTAGGAGCCGTAGCGAGTCTAAGTACGATGCAGCTGGCTATTGCCGTAGATGAGCTCGATTTAACAAGCATCAAGGTAGGGCAGAAGGTGACCGTGAAGGTTGATGCTATCTCTGGCAAGACGTTCCAAGGTGAAGTGACTTCCGTATCCAATGTTGGAACAACGACAAATGGGGTCACAACGTATGATGCAGTGGTAGCGATTCCGAATACCGATCAGAATGATTTGAAATATGCGATGACGGCGACGGCTGAAATTTTTATACAAGATAAGAAAGATATTCTCGTGCTTCCGATCCAAGTGGTGACCACAACCAGAGGGAAATCAACCGTTTCGCTAAAAAAAGCGGACGGAACCGTCGAAGAGCAGCACGAAATCAAAGTGGGTATTCGCAGCAAGACGCAGGTTGAGGTGTTAAGCGGTTTGAACGAAGGCGACGAGGTCGTAATGCCGGTACGCAGAGCGACAACGACGAATCAACAGCAGCAAGGTTTCCCTGGGGGTGCAGGTGGTTTTCCGGGTGGCGCAGGAGGCAACTTCCCTGGCGGAGCTGGCGGCACAGGCGGTGGCGGAACGCAAAATGGTGGAGGCGGGGCCCGCTAG
- a CDS encoding cell wall metabolism sensor histidine kinase WalK produces MKRRGRFAEHFVTGSLKFQLLSRSLLVMSVLLLLIGVFQYIFMQQFLYKNKAETIRNQLATLPLNTWLRAGEFPDRGQNPFMPRRDTNGGNRSDNTGGEFPRIFVPDLSIALIDSEGTYKQLSSESGSSPLQLSKEEYQELLKMKEKLDYRIVKDKDGNEQLIVFHQIRERSQGVQGLVQANTNTGPIKDLLLRQLFTFLLLSMTALVVGLLGFLPVLRRTLVPLSNMVDTVKQIDSGNLGERFPAHQGQVEIDRLSTSFNSMLERLEFSFEAEKEAKEQMRRFAADASHELRTPLTSIHGFLEVLLRGAYQQPEPLLKALKSMHGESVRINKLVEDLLLLARLDRTPSFQKSEGLLDEMLHEMEPQLRLLAGDRTVTFTLEPRIRCLYDPDKIKQVVLNLFHNAVQHTHPLTGELGLSLAKTDAGVEIAVHDNGPGIAPEHLPHLFDRFYRIDSSRARRSGGAGLGLSITRSIVELHGGTIVVYSTVGEGSTFKVLLLP; encoded by the coding sequence ATGAAAAGGCGGGGCCGGTTTGCCGAGCATTTTGTTACCGGTTCGCTAAAATTCCAGTTACTTTCGCGATCTCTATTGGTGATGTCTGTGTTACTGCTGCTAATTGGTGTTTTTCAATATATTTTCATGCAGCAATTTCTATATAAGAACAAGGCGGAAACGATTCGCAACCAGCTTGCGACGTTACCTCTCAATACGTGGCTGCGGGCAGGGGAATTTCCGGATCGAGGCCAGAATCCTTTTATGCCCAGACGAGACACTAACGGTGGTAACCGTTCGGACAATACAGGAGGAGAGTTTCCCCGAATTTTCGTTCCTGATTTATCCATTGCTTTGATCGATAGTGAAGGGACTTACAAGCAGTTGTCTTCAGAAAGTGGATCCTCGCCTTTGCAGCTTTCGAAGGAGGAATATCAGGAATTATTGAAAATGAAAGAGAAGCTGGATTACCGAATCGTGAAGGATAAGGATGGCAATGAGCAGTTGATTGTCTTTCATCAAATTCGAGAGAGATCCCAAGGCGTACAAGGACTTGTTCAAGCGAATACGAATACAGGACCGATTAAAGATTTGCTGCTCCGTCAGTTGTTCACCTTTCTACTATTGTCCATGACAGCATTGGTTGTAGGGCTGCTTGGGTTTCTGCCCGTGCTAAGGCGGACGTTAGTGCCACTTTCTAATATGGTAGATACAGTGAAACAAATCGATTCAGGTAATCTGGGCGAGCGGTTTCCTGCTCATCAGGGGCAGGTGGAGATTGACCGGTTATCGACTTCTTTCAATAGTATGTTAGAGAGACTAGAGTTTTCTTTTGAGGCGGAAAAAGAGGCAAAAGAACAAATGCGCCGCTTCGCTGCGGATGCCTCGCACGAGCTTCGTACACCGCTGACTTCGATTCATGGCTTTCTGGAAGTGCTGCTTCGCGGAGCGTATCAACAACCGGAGCCATTGCTGAAAGCGCTGAAGAGTATGCACGGCGAATCCGTGCGCATTAATAAGCTAGTTGAAGACCTTCTGCTGCTTGCTCGGCTAGATCGCACGCCATCTTTTCAGAAGTCGGAAGGTCTGCTCGATGAGATGCTGCATGAGATGGAGCCCCAGCTTCGTCTACTGGCAGGAGACAGAACGGTTACATTTACGCTGGAGCCCAGGATCCGATGTCTGTATGATCCAGATAAAATCAAGCAGGTCGTTCTCAACTTGTTTCACAACGCCGTCCAGCATACGCATCCGTTGACCGGTGAACTAGGGCTTTCGTTAGCAAAGACCGACGCAGGTGTCGAAATTGCTGTTCATGACAATGGGCCAGGTATTGCACCTGAACATCTCCCGCATTTGTTTGATCGGTTCTACCGAATCGACTCCTCCAGGGCGCGCAGGAGCGGCGGTGCAGGATTGGGATTATCCATTACCCGTTCCATTGTGGAGCTGCATGGGGGAACGATAGTTGTTTATAGTACGGTAGGTGAAGGTAGTACATTTAAAGTGCTGCTGCTTCCATAG
- a CDS encoding response regulator transcription factor: MRQLKGIKILLVDDEPHILEFLELGLTNEGFEVMTAQDGISAITACNKFQPHIAILDVMMPGMDGFEVCRMIKKTENVAVIMLTAKDEVDDRVKGLTLGADDYMIKPFSFEELLARIYARIRNHFPNLFGEVIIGPLRMDDRRKEISLNDKVLELSPTEYELLKFMSINHGLVLSKSMILDKVWGYDFGGEENIVEVYIRSLRDKLGDKEHKLIRTIRGAGYRMDLT; encoded by the coding sequence ATGCGCCAATTAAAAGGTATCAAAATTCTGCTTGTCGATGACGAGCCTCATATTTTAGAATTTCTGGAGTTAGGCTTGACGAATGAAGGGTTTGAGGTCATGACGGCTCAAGATGGGATTAGTGCGATAACTGCATGCAATAAATTTCAGCCGCATATTGCTATTCTGGATGTGATGATGCCGGGGATGGATGGATTCGAAGTTTGTCGAATGATTAAGAAAACAGAAAATGTCGCCGTTATCATGCTGACGGCTAAGGATGAAGTCGATGACAGGGTCAAGGGACTCACACTTGGGGCCGATGATTATATGATTAAGCCTTTCAGCTTTGAGGAGCTGCTTGCCCGCATCTATGCGCGAATTCGCAATCATTTCCCGAACTTGTTCGGTGAAGTGATCATTGGACCGCTTCGCATGGATGATCGACGTAAAGAGATTAGCTTAAATGATAAGGTTCTGGAGCTTTCCCCAACGGAATACGAATTGCTCAAATTTATGTCGATTAACCACGGACTTGTTTTAAGCAAATCGATGATTCTCGATAAGGTGTGGGGCTATGACTTCGGTGGCGAAGAGAACATCGTCGAGGTGTACATTCGATCCTTGCGCGATAAGCTAGGCGATAAAGAACATAAGCTGATCCGTACGATTCGCGGCGCCGGCTATCGGATGGATTTAACATGA
- a CDS encoding FAD:protein FMN transferase has translation MEQIKQSLHPFHFQTREFDVELLLLCEENDSALIKKLAIDWFRSVEKRFNPYLVDSEISLLNTLAGENCRISTTMLEVLFLAEAYQAITDGNYMPLQQKGAPTGLKKAPATLEWEVDPAMKSIKLPNHTNIDLRGIEQSWSIKRLAEYMQKNMSLDQGLIIAGGDITVWGRNSQKLDPWVIGIQNPWNTNTKLGAIAMPEGSLSTYSPFEDKTSTPSSNIVQCTVAGQDMVECQVWARILCTLGVEEGLALLAKHTSVCEAIVLSTNQELHYFGKKASLNRRWLDMHIDHYHFQDMVS, from the coding sequence ATGGAGCAAATCAAACAATCCTTGCATCCGTTTCACTTCCAAACTAGGGAATTTGATGTCGAACTGCTGCTCCTCTGTGAAGAGAACGATAGTGCTCTCATTAAGAAGCTGGCCATAGATTGGTTTCGAAGTGTGGAAAAGCGTTTCAACCCTTATCTCGTCGACAGTGAAATCAGTCTTCTGAATACATTAGCCGGTGAAAATTGCAGGATTTCTACTACGATGTTAGAGGTGCTTTTTCTAGCTGAGGCTTATCAAGCAATAACAGATGGGAACTATATGCCTCTCCAGCAAAAAGGTGCACCAACGGGCCTTAAGAAAGCTCCTGCCACATTAGAATGGGAAGTAGATCCAGCTATGAAATCAATTAAGCTTCCTAATCATACAAACATCGATTTACGAGGGATAGAACAAAGCTGGTCAATAAAACGCCTAGCTGAATATATGCAAAAGAACATGTCGCTTGATCAAGGCCTAATCATCGCTGGTGGGGATATAACGGTTTGGGGCCGCAATTCTCAGAAACTTGATCCTTGGGTCATTGGCATTCAAAACCCTTGGAACACGAACACCAAACTGGGCGCCATCGCCATGCCGGAGGGCTCCCTGTCCACTTACAGTCCATTTGAGGATAAAACGTCCACCCCCAGCAGCAATATCGTGCAGTGCACCGTTGCTGGCCAAGATATGGTTGAGTGCCAAGTGTGGGCAAGAATACTGTGTACACTCGGCGTCGAAGAAGGGCTGGCACTGCTTGCCAAGCACACCTCCGTTTGCGAAGCAATTGTGCTCTCCACGAATCAGGAGCTGCACTACTTTGGGAAAAAGGCATCTCTTAATAGAAGATGGCTGGACATGCACATTGACCATTACCACTTTCAGGACATGGTGTCTTGA
- the mnmH gene encoding tRNA 2-selenouridine(34) synthase MnmH has product MFQDITIEELLSLRDKKEIVMIDVRSPSEYQDSTIPGSLNIPLFDDVERAEIGTNYKQVSVQVAKDRGLEIVSAKLPAFVKTFEQIKEKKALFCWRGGMRSKTTATVLSLMGIRTYRLTGGFRAYRKWVVATLEKMDFKPRVCVISGNTGAGKTAILRRLHKDGYPVLDLEAMAGHRGSIFGHVGLQANNQKTFEALLVTNLLKLEDSPYILIEGESKRIGKSVIPEFIVSKKDSGTQLFIEMPIDERARHIIEDYRPWENKQELLQAYSHIKDRIHTPIAKSIEIALKEEQFEHAVSLLLEHYYDPRYEHAMNKYEQEIINIKANTIEEAVKAVKEYLISVEAECLKV; this is encoded by the coding sequence TTGTTTCAAGATATCACCATAGAAGAGTTGTTATCCCTTAGAGACAAGAAAGAGATTGTGATGATAGATGTTCGTTCACCCTCGGAGTATCAGGACTCTACAATTCCAGGAAGCCTTAATATCCCATTATTTGATGATGTCGAACGTGCAGAAATTGGTACCAACTATAAGCAAGTTAGTGTTCAGGTCGCCAAGGATAGAGGGCTTGAAATCGTGTCGGCAAAATTGCCGGCTTTTGTGAAGACTTTTGAGCAGATTAAGGAGAAAAAGGCACTTTTCTGTTGGCGCGGTGGAATGCGTAGTAAAACGACTGCGACAGTTCTATCGTTAATGGGCATCCGGACTTACCGCTTAACAGGAGGCTTTCGTGCCTATCGTAAATGGGTAGTCGCTACACTTGAGAAGATGGATTTCAAACCTCGGGTATGTGTAATTTCTGGTAATACCGGAGCTGGGAAAACAGCTATTCTAAGGCGCCTCCATAAAGATGGATACCCGGTATTGGACTTAGAAGCAATGGCTGGGCATCGGGGATCTATTTTCGGACATGTCGGGCTTCAAGCAAACAATCAGAAAACATTCGAAGCCCTTCTTGTCACTAACCTTCTGAAGTTGGAGGATTCACCCTATATTCTGATAGAGGGAGAAAGCAAACGAATTGGAAAATCAGTCATTCCTGAGTTCATTGTTAGCAAAAAGGATTCCGGTACACAACTTTTTATTGAAATGCCCATTGATGAACGTGCTCGTCATATTATTGAGGATTACCGACCTTGGGAAAACAAGCAAGAATTGCTTCAAGCTTATAGTCATATCAAGGATCGAATCCACACCCCAATCGCCAAAAGTATCGAAATAGCTCTTAAGGAAGAACAATTTGAGCATGCTGTTAGCCTCTTGTTAGAGCACTACTATGATCCACGCTATGAACATGCTATGAATAAATACGAACAAGAAATAATTAATATTAAAGCAAATACGATCGAAGAAGCCGTTAAGGCTGTAAAGGAATATTTAATATCGGTAGAAGCAGAGTGTTTAAAGGTTTAA
- a CDS encoding permease, with protein MTHTSNSSPHVEPINKRVVLYVIVFLIIAIVGLTYVKWWPYYHKAFDAATKHSIGSSIISGKNPTAPAPSWQAAWDYALTYYKSVWKAALLGIVLGSLLQVLLPSTWLLRVLGKTSFRSTLIGGFSSIPGMMCTCCAAPLAVGLRKKNVSVGASLAFWLGNPTINPATLVFMTFVLSWKFTLIRLVFGLILTFGVSYYANLFAGKTKLPENLTVKPEEIKEEQSGSFLQRWLKSIWSMILHIVPAYIIAVLLLGASRAWLFPAVGETAGNSILLIIAFAIAGMLFVIPTAAEIPIIQSLMTFGLGTGPAAALLLTLPSVSLPSLLMISKSFPKKVILFVTVSVVALGILSGIAGVIFL; from the coding sequence ATGACACATACCAGTAATTCATCACCTCATGTAGAACCGATCAACAAAAGGGTTGTACTATATGTTATCGTTTTTTTAATAATTGCTATTGTTGGCTTAACGTACGTGAAATGGTGGCCTTACTATCATAAAGCATTCGATGCTGCGACTAAACATTCTATAGGGTCGTCCATAATTTCCGGTAAAAATCCTACAGCCCCCGCCCCTTCTTGGCAAGCTGCATGGGATTATGCGCTGACTTACTACAAATCAGTTTGGAAGGCCGCGCTACTAGGCATTGTCCTTGGTTCATTGTTACAGGTACTTCTACCGTCTACATGGCTTCTAAGGGTGCTTGGTAAAACTTCTTTCAGAAGTACTTTAATCGGAGGGTTTTCCTCCATACCAGGTATGATGTGCACCTGCTGCGCAGCGCCTCTCGCAGTAGGATTACGTAAAAAGAATGTATCCGTAGGCGCAAGCCTAGCTTTTTGGCTTGGAAACCCGACCATTAACCCGGCAACCTTAGTGTTTATGACCTTTGTTTTGTCTTGGAAGTTCACCTTAATCCGACTCGTATTTGGTTTAATATTAACCTTTGGTGTAAGCTATTATGCCAACCTTTTTGCGGGAAAAACGAAACTTCCAGAGAATCTAACTGTTAAACCTGAGGAAATAAAAGAAGAACAATCTGGCTCATTCCTACAAAGATGGCTGAAAAGTATTTGGTCGATGATTCTTCATATTGTTCCAGCCTACATCATCGCGGTACTTTTATTAGGAGCAAGCAGAGCGTGGTTATTTCCTGCAGTCGGAGAAACTGCCGGAAATAGCATTCTTCTTATTATTGCTTTTGCTATTGCAGGTATGCTATTCGTAATCCCTACAGCGGCAGAGATACCGATTATCCAATCTTTAATGACCTTTGGCCTTGGGACAGGTCCCGCAGCTGCATTACTGCTTACGCTGCCTTCCGTCAGTTTACCTTCTTTGCTAATGATTTCGAAATCATTTCCTAAGAAAGTCATTCTGTTTGTTACCGTTTCAGTAGTAGCGCTTGGTATATTAAGCGGCATAGCAGGTGTTATTTTTCTTTAA
- a CDS encoding NAD(P)/FAD-dependent oxidoreductase, producing the protein MTYDVIVIGGGSAGLMASIAASMDGAKVLLVDKGDKLGRKLGISGGGRCNVTNNKDMDELIKHIPGNGRFLYSALTQFSNKDIIDFFENLGIRLKEEDNGRMFPISDKAKTVVDALIGQVRRQGVEIRTNSPVKQVLYKDGSVQGVRLHSGETMNSKAVIIASGGCSVPHTGSTGDGYAWAEAGGHTITQLFPTEVPLTSKESFIRSRELQGLSLRDVTLSVWNAKGKSIISHRGDMLFTHFGLSGPIALRCSQFVVKELAKSERKEVLVTVDLFPDQSTDEVYNQSMALARDDAKKAIKNVLKTLLSDRLIPIMLEKSGLDDQLTYDNIPKQKWLELCKLMKAFPVIVKGTLSIEEAFVTGGGVQLKEIDPSTMQSKLVNGLYFCGEILDIHGYTGGYNITAAFSTGYMAGKNAAQQA; encoded by the coding sequence ATGACATATGATGTAATTGTAATTGGCGGCGGTTCAGCTGGTCTCATGGCCAGTATTGCCGCGAGTATGGATGGCGCGAAGGTACTTTTGGTGGATAAAGGGGACAAACTGGGGCGCAAGCTCGGCATATCCGGCGGCGGCAGATGCAACGTTACGAACAACAAAGACATGGATGAATTAATCAAGCATATTCCGGGTAACGGGCGCTTCTTATATAGTGCTTTAACCCAATTCAGCAACAAGGACATCATTGATTTCTTTGAAAATCTCGGCATCCGCCTGAAGGAAGAAGACAACGGTCGAATGTTTCCCATCAGCGACAAGGCCAAAACCGTCGTAGACGCGTTGATCGGCCAAGTTCGCAGACAGGGTGTCGAGATCCGGACGAATAGTCCGGTCAAGCAGGTCTTGTATAAGGACGGCAGCGTCCAAGGCGTTCGTCTGCATTCCGGCGAAACGATGAACAGCAAAGCTGTCATCATTGCCTCCGGCGGATGCTCTGTGCCGCATACCGGCTCGACAGGAGACGGTTATGCTTGGGCTGAAGCTGGTGGGCACACCATCACGCAGCTCTTCCCGACCGAGGTTCCGTTAACCTCGAAGGAGTCTTTTATCCGCAGCCGTGAGCTGCAAGGACTTTCCTTGCGGGACGTGACACTCAGCGTGTGGAACGCCAAAGGGAAGTCGATCATTTCACATCGCGGCGATATGTTATTTACTCATTTTGGCTTGTCAGGGCCGATTGCGCTGCGCTGCAGTCAATTCGTCGTAAAAGAACTCGCCAAATCAGAGCGCAAAGAAGTACTCGTAACCGTAGATCTCTTCCCGGATCAAAGCACAGATGAAGTTTACAACCAAAGCATGGCTCTCGCCAGAGATGACGCCAAGAAAGCGATCAAAAACGTGCTTAAGACTCTTTTGTCCGATCGATTAATCCCGATCATGCTCGAAAAGTCTGGCTTAGATGATCAGCTAACGTACGACAACATCCCGAAGCAAAAATGGCTCGAGCTCTGCAAACTGATGAAAGCCTTCCCTGTTATCGTCAAAGGAACACTCTCTATAGAGGAAGCTTTCGTCACAGGCGGCGGCGTTCAGCTTAAGGAAATCGATCCGAGCACGATGCAGTCTAAGCTGGTTAACGGGCTTTATTTCTGCGGTGAGATTCTCGATATTCACGGCTATACAGGCGGTTATAACATTACCGCGGCATTTTCTACAGGCTATATGGCTGGTAAAAATGCTGCTCAGCAGGCATGA
- a CDS encoding dicarboxylate/amino acid:cation symporter — translation MNNNLVTAFQSNWVSLVVSIIIIGVLVLLAKKRVSFGNRVFIGLGLGLVAGIAFNQLGLQFKSVSTIGTIYVNLIKMLVMPLVLILVINSISSLSSLGQLRKLGLKTIGWFLLTTGIAALIGLVVALVIDPGNGIAQAVPKDFKVREIPTFSQVILDLVPSNPINDMATGKVVPVLIFAIFVAVAIVHVGSKKPESVAAVKSFITSATAVIHQVVKYVIRLTPYGVYALIAGMAARYGLETLAPLAKIIVTSYVALIIHFVLIFGGLVLFVAKVNPIKFFKKAYPTIAVAFTTRSSYATLPVNLEVITKRLRVSPRIASFVAPLGATMNFNGCGGVWPAVVAIFVAKVYNLPLGIPEYFILILVSVVSSIGVAGVPGPAAISTTVVLTALGLPLEGMGLVLGVEALIDMGRTAVNATGTTVTALLVAESEGEFDRAAFDRDEEDDLDAATA, via the coding sequence GTGAATAACAACCTAGTGACTGCATTTCAATCCAACTGGGTCAGCCTAGTCGTATCAATTATCATTATCGGGGTCCTCGTCTTATTGGCGAAAAAAAGAGTAAGCTTTGGTAACCGTGTTTTCATTGGTTTAGGACTTGGTTTAGTAGCAGGGATAGCTTTTAATCAATTGGGGCTCCAATTTAAAAGTGTTAGTACGATCGGAACGATCTATGTCAATTTGATCAAAATGCTCGTTATGCCTTTAGTACTTATTCTAGTCATAAACAGTATTTCATCGTTATCCAGTCTAGGCCAGCTGCGTAAACTGGGTTTGAAAACGATCGGTTGGTTCTTGCTAACAACAGGAATCGCGGCACTGATCGGTTTGGTTGTCGCCTTGGTGATTGATCCGGGTAACGGAATTGCACAGGCTGTACCGAAAGATTTTAAAGTAAGAGAAATTCCTACGTTTTCACAGGTTATTTTGGACTTGGTACCTTCCAATCCAATTAACGATATGGCAACTGGGAAAGTAGTACCGGTTCTGATCTTCGCGATTTTTGTTGCCGTAGCGATTGTACACGTAGGCTCTAAAAAGCCGGAAAGTGTAGCAGCCGTTAAATCTTTTATTACATCAGCGACAGCTGTGATCCACCAAGTCGTTAAGTATGTTATTCGTTTGACACCTTATGGGGTGTACGCGCTAATCGCAGGTATGGCTGCCAGATATGGTTTGGAAACACTTGCTCCTTTGGCTAAAATTATCGTTACTTCTTATGTAGCATTGATCATTCACTTCGTGTTGATCTTCGGTGGTTTGGTTCTTTTCGTGGCAAAAGTAAACCCAATCAAATTCTTCAAAAAAGCTTATCCGACCATTGCTGTCGCATTCACAACACGAAGCAGCTATGCAACGCTGCCTGTGAATTTGGAAGTAATCACGAAGCGCCTTCGCGTATCACCGCGTATTGCAAGCTTCGTGGCACCGCTCGGGGCAACAATGAACTTCAACGGCTGCGGCGGGGTTTGGCCGGCGGTTGTGGCTATTTTCGTAGCGAAGGTTTACAATCTTCCGCTTGGCATTCCTGAATACTTTATTCTTATCTTGGTAAGTGTGGTTTCCTCCATTGGTGTGGCTGGCGTTCCAGGTCCAGCTGCAATTTCGACAACAGTTGTACTAACAGCTTTAGGCTTACCATTGGAAGGTATGGGTCTTGTACTTGGTGTTGAAGCACTAATTGACATGGGTCGTACAGCGGTAAATGCTACAGGAACAACAGTTACGGCATTGCTCGTAGCTGAGTCTGAGGGAGAATTTGATCGTGCAGCGTTTGATCGTGACGAAGAAGATGACCTCGATGCGGCTACTGCTTAA